The genome window CCCACATCGATATCACCGGTCCTGAGAGGCACCTACGCATTTAAATGCAGATGCACCCTCGTGCTTTCCACATCCTTGCTCTCGCACTGACTGCGGTCGTAAGGGCCGGCTGTGACGATAAAGCAAGATGGTATTCCGGATTACGGTCTGTACTCAAAAATTGCTCGCCGGAGTCCCGGAACAGTTCCGGCCAGGATGAATTATTGGAGATTTTTAAGGGATGCATGCAACAGGAAATAGTCGACACCTTTGATGCCTTCCTCGATGATGACATCATTCCGATATTCGAGGGACTCGATTTGATACGATTTCGTCCGAACGACAAAAACAGTACGAAATCTAAGTGAGTTGATCTctgtttataatgtaaaagattaataaataaaaaaaaaaaagtttaatgatATGAATAAACTTTGCGGGACCGCCGTTCGATGAGTTGTAGCGGAGAAACAGGTAGGTGTAGTAGTCAGAAATAGAATTTGTCCGACAAAGgctaaagataaattaatcaaagagaTAGGGGAGctggaattttattgaaggGATTCTCCTGCagcttgtatatttattatattagaagtCTTGTTAAATTTGGGAAGAATGTTATCTATCGTGTACTTCAACGTTTAGAGCGCTGtacatagaaaatttttaattattttaaattatacgatattattggaaagataaaagaaaaatcgctTTTGTTATATGTCATGAATGATGCAATAAAGATATTGTGAATATTAAAGAAGTACTGAaacatataagaaaaattaatcatgtGTAATTAGGTAAAGAACAATttgcaacaatattataatatctctaaTGTAAACGATATAGTTTTTGAAATCGTTAATTAATCcgtagatatatacataattacatgtatttttgaaaaatgaacaTTATTAGAACATAAATTTCAAAGttgtaaagagaaagagagagagagagagagagagagagagaaagatatgtattaaattaatatgcttgcagtttttttttttcatcacttGTCTGCAAAATTTATCGCATATGTCATTGttgcaaataaaatcatatttgcaattaaaacaCGTGCGGCTATTCTTCAGCAAAGATAACTTTCCCAATAGATCGGGAGATAACACCAGCTGGTCAGCAATCATTTGGAATCGATTGGCACGTGTTCTGCGAACTCACGCTTTCAAAGTTAACATTGAACACATGTTCAATATAGCATCGTCCGAGTTTGGCCCGAACAATAACATTGTTCAAAGTGAGTCGCAACAAAAGTTTTACGAAACAATCGAGTTTAAAGGTAATTAACagttaattttgcaaattccCAGGTCGAAGACGTCATCGACATCGTCACCGTCACCGTCATCACATGCTACCGCTGATGATGATAGGTCTGTTGTTGATGGGTTCAATCTTAGTACCGATGGGCTTTCAGTTTCTCGCGGTGCTGGGTGGCAAGGCTCTGCTCCTCGCCAAAATGGCCCTCATTTTGTCCAGCATCCAGGGCCTGAAAAAGATAGCCACGAGCGGTGTTAATTACGGATTATACCACGTTCACAGGAGCGATCAGGGGATCCCCGACGAGGAACAACATCCATTCTTCGTGCCCCCGCATCCTTAGTTCTTTGCCAAGTGAAAGTTTCGGAGAAACGAATTATTCAAGAAGAGGTTCCAACGCGATGCGTATTGTTACTCTCGTCGATAACATCAAGGATAAAAGCGTGAGCAGTCGGCATTACTTTCTGAAATTCTGAATTATTCATAGCTAAGgccttgaattttattaataatcacgTACACGCGATCTCTTGTGgtctatttttttccttcgagatattttattatttccataTCGTTGCACATTTCACCGTAAGCTGTTCGATTACGCAAAAGCATTTTCCAAACCTTgtttaaaatgtaacattacACACATagcgtataatatattagaatatatgtaCTCCCGAGAGATATATATCGCCGAGATAGATTTCGAAAATAGTATCTTGGGGAAGCGAAATGTCTCTTTCTTCTAATCTGAATTTTAGTAGGATGTTAATCCTAAATCgcacgcgcgcgagagagaccGATAATGAAAAGCAGAAGTCGAGAACGTCCACGTGTCGATTAATCCACGGTGGAATTGTAAATCGGCGGTTGTATTATTGATAGACCCataaatgtgtattatttGCAGCGGTTTTTCCGCTTTACGACCATTGTTTTAatcgtatttaatttaatcataaacATGAGAATCCACTCGCGAAATATACCGTTTTGTCGTGACACGCCCGATCCTCGTATCGAGGATACGAACTGTCGTCTGCAcgtatataagagaaaaattgttttcaaggAACACATATACGATATATCGTAATGCATCGATCACGATGTTCATTAATTGGttatttcgaattattatttgtattttccttGTAGAATACAATAGTCGAAAGGATGACTACATGTCAAAGATTACACGTCCATCATCTGTTTGGTATTCGAACacgtgataaaattattagatgatAAATCGCGATTTCTTATTCACTAGTGGTACATTAAAACGCATCTCTCTTCATGTTTAACTTCTATGGGAAACCATGCATACGTAATGTCAACGATTTACATCTAAATAGATATACCGTCGTAGGGTGGTTTTTAACGTTTATAGGGTACTTTGGCTCTACTGTGCAAAAGAACTATTTTGAAAtagtaatcattttttatctatttaacgtattattatgtattaaaggATAAAAATCTGTAATAATATGCGATTATTAGTcaagaatttttcttaaaaaatttaatttaaagacatacattcaaattttattgatttaaaattctgtgtatttaacatattactagtaataattttttgcacatAATTAACTTTTGATCAGTTATTGACCATTCATTTTGTACTATGTTATAAAATGCATacaattaaagtattaattatttattatatcgctatttatatatattgtaagtcgattatagaaatattttgattttttgtacattgaatattttaattaaatattgttatctctaataacataaaaagttGATGACCAATTGTACAGTCACTTATATATGATTTCGATTAAacttatgatttaatttaatattcatctTTTGCCATTTGTCATTTTCTTTAGATTCTTCTGTCTTCTATCATTATCTTGAAACAGTTTTCTCATTTTGAACTATTTAAGATTGGCATATttggatattatatttaccataaaatacatttttctacatctattttatcaaaaattgaacttgctactgtaattatataattttctattctctcgctttatattcatatattaataatattcttagaattcgaaagaaaaaaagcaaatataataacgtgCCCTCTTTTAGTGCACTTTGTAGGAAAAATCATTTGTAAAGCTTACAGGACATTACCTTGAGCCACACGGACGACGACTTCTTGCTGTCATCATCGATCTCAATTACCGCTTTAAGATTAAAGCCGGACAAGACGTCGCAATGTCGagacgatatatatatgtatatacgaggAATTTCTCCAGGTTGCTCCTAATCGAGCGATCATTTAACGTTCATCTCGCTGACAGAATGACATACGCGAGTCCTGCCGGATTTCAACGTCATGCTGTGATCGTGTATTTCGATATGCGCACGGTAATAAACGTCGTATACGGTAATAAGCACAAATattgaagaatatttaaaatgtcaacctcttctcccttcctccctctttctctctctctctctctctttctctctctctctctctctctctctccgcctGATTTTACAATATTCGTCGTAGTTCGATGCTGACGCAGAGCAGTagcaattttcaaaaactgtaataaaaatcCGTATGTAATTGTTGTTCTTATGACATTCTCATAAAAGttagataaatgaaaaaataataagcaaaatatgaaaacttttaaaatttaaaaagaaggagaaacagaaaaagagagaaaatctaTATTAGAAGAGAACAAACAAGTTTTAttcttatacttttaattattttatcgatgcTTTTCAGAGCATTCCAAATTCACGTGAGAGTACACAGCGTGTCAGTTTTCGCATGTCTGAAATTTCGAAgagatttagaaaaaaatatcgaggcGTTTATGATCGTCGAATTGTcaacaatgaaaataaaataaaggacACAGTTTGCAAATTGACTATTAGAGATGGAAATACATGATGCGTGGTATTTGAATGaaacgttaattttttaaaatttattttttagagagaaaaaaacgcTGTAGTAGAAATATGTAACAGCTGTACAACCAGGTGGAATACCTTTGTCTCCCTAGATGGGACAATTATCGCGCACCGTGCGCGCGCCCACGCCTCCAAATCCAACGTGTCAAGTTATTATACCGCGTAACGATAAGGCTCGGGGTTGCGCAGCCGGAGCAGGACGAAGCGAGGAGGCTGTGGACGAGGCGGCTATAAGAGGGACGTTGTGCGTCGCGACGCCACCAGAACACCT of Anoplolepis gracilipes chromosome 8, ASM4749672v1, whole genome shotgun sequence contains these proteins:
- the Osi23 gene encoding uncharacterized protein Osi23 gives rise to the protein MYATHRPHDRIPQCTATCSLAKRSTEECRFFQMHPRAFHILALALTAVVRAGCDDKARWYSGLRSVLKNCSPESRNSSGQDELLEIFKGCMQQEIVDTFDAFLDDDIIPIFEGLDLIRFRPNDKNSTKSKSGDNTSWSAIIWNRLARVLRTHAFKVNIEHMFNIASSEFGPNNNIVQSRRRHRHRHRHRHHMLPLMMIGLLLMGSILVPMGFQFLAVLGGKALLLAKMALILSSIQGLKKIATSGVNYGLYHVHRSDQGIPDEEQHPFFVPPHP